From Candidatus Nucleicultrix amoebiphila FS5, a single genomic window includes:
- a CDS encoding protein-disulfide reductase DsbD family protein, producing the protein MATHLRFVKKERNRHFSYLLIALLICLFPQESKGEVAQNKETTRFSQAQLITGKNSIGSESDIFVGLEIVTKPGWKTYWRSPGITGYPPKLNWDQSKNFESFRIYWPKPHRFYVRGIEAVGYLEKVLLPIKITLKNPKEAFHLGLRVNYLVCDIGNCVQEKASFNLDIPKGDGSISSENSLIETALKEVPHLDTGKGMTFERAILHAKSNEQILEVIAHKADGFKHPELFIESNNKIFFDLPQIALSKTATIAQFHIPVYENESKKKPPFENLADKMIILTLVDGNQAVETQKIVEPEGKPFIGYLLILLSAFIGGLILNFMPCVLPVLSLKVLGIVKSVGKPKATIRKEFFATVLGILSSFVILALIAILLKELGHAVGWGLQFQQPIFLLAMIFILTLIACNLWGFYEITTPAFMSRFLSGIGLSSTGLESHFFTGLLVTVLATPCTAPFLATALGFALSRGSLEILIIFMFMGLGLSSLYIIFMAFPQLIQRLPKPGSWMVWLKNIFGGFLILTAGWLFISLTYLKGYVISALTAVLMLVVVLILSQLSKIRHSKKLYVWMFVGAVGFTITVLPYIIGAQNPHKHLEAPWQPFEPEKIARLVNEDKIVLVDVTADWCLTCKTNETFAFKREKVRKWLSNEKVVAMQADWTAPNEAIEAYMKQFNVYGIPLTIVYGKNFPDGIKLPQILTPEIIKKFLNKASDRPIIALQDVQSAN; encoded by the coding sequence TTGGCGACACACTTGCGATTTGTTAAGAAGGAAAGAAATAGGCACTTTTCATATCTTCTCATTGCACTTCTAATATGTCTATTTCCGCAGGAATCCAAAGGAGAAGTTGCCCAAAACAAAGAAACAACAAGATTCTCACAAGCTCAATTGATTACAGGAAAGAATAGTATTGGTTCTGAAAGTGATATTTTTGTAGGCTTGGAAATTGTAACCAAACCAGGCTGGAAAACATATTGGCGCTCACCAGGGATCACAGGCTATCCCCCCAAACTTAACTGGGATCAGTCGAAGAATTTTGAGTCCTTTCGTATCTATTGGCCTAAACCACATAGATTTTATGTGAGAGGAATTGAAGCAGTTGGTTATCTTGAAAAAGTACTCTTGCCCATTAAAATTACTTTAAAAAATCCTAAAGAAGCTTTCCATCTTGGACTTCGCGTAAATTACTTGGTTTGTGATATTGGAAACTGTGTTCAGGAAAAGGCTAGTTTTAATCTTGATATTCCAAAAGGTGATGGCTCGATAAGTTCTGAAAATTCTCTTATTGAAACGGCCTTGAAAGAAGTGCCCCATCTTGATACGGGGAAAGGGATGACCTTTGAGAGAGCTATACTTCATGCAAAAAGCAATGAACAGATTCTCGAGGTGATTGCTCATAAAGCGGATGGTTTTAAGCATCCAGAACTTTTTATCGAATCGAATAATAAGATTTTCTTTGATTTGCCTCAAATTGCGTTATCAAAGACCGCGACAATTGCTCAATTTCATATTCCTGTTTATGAAAATGAATCGAAGAAAAAACCTCCTTTTGAAAACCTTGCGGATAAGATGATTATTTTAACCTTGGTGGACGGCAACCAAGCTGTGGAAACTCAAAAAATAGTTGAGCCTGAAGGTAAACCATTCATAGGATATCTTTTGATTCTTTTGAGTGCATTTATAGGGGGGTTAATCCTTAATTTTATGCCCTGCGTTTTACCTGTTCTTTCTTTAAAAGTGTTAGGAATTGTGAAATCTGTTGGCAAACCAAAAGCGACTATTAGAAAAGAATTTTTTGCAACAGTGTTAGGAATATTAAGTTCTTTTGTTATTCTTGCTTTGATTGCGATCCTTCTTAAGGAACTTGGTCATGCAGTCGGCTGGGGTCTGCAATTTCAGCAACCCATTTTTCTGCTCGCAATGATTTTTATACTAACACTGATAGCATGTAATTTGTGGGGATTTTATGAGATTACGACGCCAGCCTTCATGAGTCGTTTTTTATCGGGAATTGGCTTATCAAGTACTGGTTTAGAAAGTCACTTTTTCACTGGTTTATTAGTGACAGTTTTAGCAACACCATGTACGGCACCATTTTTGGCTACTGCTCTTGGTTTTGCTTTATCGCGAGGCTCCCTTGAAATATTAATTATTTTTATGTTCATGGGATTAGGACTTTCAAGTTTATACATCATCTTTATGGCTTTTCCTCAGTTGATTCAGAGGTTACCAAAACCAGGAAGTTGGATGGTATGGTTAAAAAATATATTTGGTGGCTTCCTAATTTTAACCGCTGGATGGCTTTTTATATCTTTAACGTATCTAAAGGGATATGTTATTTCCGCATTGACTGCCGTATTGATGTTGGTAGTAGTGCTGATTCTGTCTCAATTATCAAAAATCAGACATTCTAAAAAATTATATGTTTGGATGTTTGTTGGGGCTGTTGGTTTTACGATAACTGTTTTACCTTACATAATTGGTGCACAAAATCCTCACAAGCATTTAGAGGCTCCTTGGCAGCCTTTTGAACCTGAAAAAATCGCGCGTCTAGTGAACGAAGACAAAATAGTTTTAGTCGACGTTACTGCTGATTGGTGTTTAACCTGTAAGACTAATGAAACATTTGCCTTCAAAAGAGAAAAAGTTAGGAAATGGCTATCCAATGAAAAAGTCGTTGCTATGCAAGCTGATTGGACAGCACCGAATGAAGCTATAGAGGCCTATATGAAGCAGTTTAATGTCTATGGCATTCCTCTTACTATTGTTTATGGCAAGAACTTTCCAGATGGTATAAAGCTTCCACAAATTTTAACGCCTGAAATAATAAAGAAGTTTTTAAATAAAGCATCTGATAGACCGATCATTGCGCTTCAAGATGTTCAGAGTGCTAATTAG
- a CDS encoding DUF3570 domain-containing protein, with protein sequence MMKNKKKQTSLSSLTAIAMTLPGIASAQENSVLRPETALKYTHYDETKNRYQIDVYNGFLSVPITEKLAINLNFNRETMSGASPRMNASEAFLNPNASTHKLVEVKSGATIEDQRHEVKAKLIYKGDADYGLGSAYSIEKDYRSTTLFGDTTLYFNKKNTAVTLAVSLSGDNVDPSAKPPTLSLSLPSRVYWNMGHKNTQKYHLGVRQDLTKQSFIQQNFEYTVDTGFLSDPYKLIFTYGDARTSIRPGTLFVGPSLTFPVGFSIDYDRRPNFREAYSAVTRYVHYLESFGSSAHFDYRFSANSWKIKSHTFTLAYYQPWETWEFNPSVRFYTQSEADFYGMAFTNAPGAPFPARPLLQNGNGSSDYRLASFGSINGEFRVSKNFTPDIKASILVGYNHRSYRYGFNSKDVQKNTGNLFATRYASISIKVLF encoded by the coding sequence ATGATGAAAAATAAAAAAAAACAAACGAGTCTTTCTTCGCTTACCGCCATTGCCATGACCCTTCCAGGGATTGCATCTGCGCAAGAAAATTCTGTTTTACGGCCGGAAACAGCCCTTAAGTATACGCACTATGACGAAACAAAAAATCGTTATCAAATAGATGTCTATAATGGCTTCTTAAGCGTTCCAATCACAGAAAAGCTTGCTATTAATCTTAATTTTAATCGTGAGACCATGTCTGGGGCTTCACCGAGAATGAACGCTTCTGAAGCTTTTTTGAACCCTAACGCCTCCACTCATAAACTTGTGGAAGTAAAATCAGGCGCTACGATTGAAGATCAACGTCATGAGGTGAAGGCGAAATTAATTTATAAGGGGGATGCTGATTATGGTTTAGGAAGTGCCTATTCCATTGAAAAAGATTATCGTTCAACAACTCTTTTTGGCGATACGACACTCTATTTTAATAAAAAAAATACGGCGGTAACGTTGGCTGTGAGTCTGTCAGGAGATAACGTTGATCCTTCAGCAAAACCCCCCACACTTTCATTATCATTACCCTCTCGTGTGTATTGGAACATGGGGCATAAAAACACACAGAAATATCATCTTGGTGTGCGTCAAGACCTAACAAAGCAATCTTTTATCCAACAAAACTTTGAATATACCGTGGATACAGGCTTTTTATCGGATCCTTATAAACTTATTTTTACGTATGGTGATGCAAGAACGTCCATAAGGCCAGGAACACTTTTCGTTGGACCTAGCCTTACATTTCCTGTGGGATTTAGTATTGATTATGATCGTCGTCCGAATTTTCGGGAAGCCTATTCCGCAGTCACCCGTTACGTTCATTATCTTGAGAGTTTTGGATCGTCCGCTCACTTTGATTACCGTTTCTCAGCCAACAGTTGGAAGATAAAGTCCCATACCTTTACGTTGGCCTACTATCAACCTTGGGAGACATGGGAATTTAACCCATCCGTGCGCTTCTATACACAAAGTGAAGCAGATTTTTATGGGATGGCCTTTACGAATGCTCCTGGTGCCCCATTCCCAGCGAGGCCTCTTCTACAAAATGGAAACGGTTCCTCTGATTATCGCTTAGCCAGTTTTGGTTCCATCAATGGAGAGTTTAGGGTTTCTAAGAATTTCACACCCGATATCAAAGCCAGTATACTGGTGGGATATAACCATCGTAGCTATCGTTATGGATTTAACAGTAAGGATGTACAAAAAAATACGGGAAATCTATTTGCAACACGCTATGCGTCCATCAGCATAAAAGTTCTTTTTTAA
- a CDS encoding FAD:protein FMN transferase: MNLTLYKYSFGCMGCPCALSLYSSTPQIAEKVVTAARYELDRLDQYYTDYADTSFTAEINRSAGRKEGIVVDDETAILLDYADECYRISDGLFDITAGVLKDVWNFKIKNPKLPEESRINDLLKRTGWDKVIWKKPRLTLPIKGMKLDFGGVVKEYAADFIANICRSHGIYYGLVDLGGDLGVIGPHPDGRPWGIGVQHPRKPGEEIAIIQLEGGGLASSGDYERCLEIEGTRYSHILNPKTGWPMEGLSAVSVVADLCIIAGSASTIAMLKGKEEGIQWLESTGLRYFCADLDGQPLSKLQ, encoded by the coding sequence ATGAATTTGACCCTTTACAAATATTCCTTTGGTTGCATGGGGTGCCCTTGCGCACTCTCGCTTTATTCTAGCACTCCACAAATAGCTGAAAAAGTGGTAACGGCGGCTAGATATGAGTTAGATAGACTTGACCAGTATTACACCGACTATGCTGACACGAGTTTTACGGCAGAAATTAATCGCAGTGCCGGCCGTAAAGAGGGCATTGTTGTTGATGATGAAACAGCCATTCTTTTGGATTATGCCGATGAATGCTATCGAATCAGTGATGGCTTATTCGATATCACCGCGGGTGTGTTAAAAGATGTATGGAATTTTAAGATTAAAAATCCTAAGCTTCCCGAAGAATCGCGCATCAACGATTTATTGAAACGAACGGGGTGGGATAAAGTCATTTGGAAGAAGCCCCGTCTTACTTTGCCTATCAAAGGAATGAAATTGGATTTTGGAGGCGTTGTCAAAGAATACGCCGCAGACTTTATTGCTAATATTTGTCGCTCCCACGGGATCTACTATGGTCTTGTCGACTTAGGTGGAGATTTAGGCGTCATTGGTCCCCATCCCGATGGAAGACCGTGGGGAATCGGTGTTCAACATCCAAGGAAGCCTGGTGAAGAGATTGCCATCATCCAGCTAGAAGGGGGAGGCCTTGCCAGTAGCGGGGATTATGAGCGCTGTTTGGAAATTGAGGGAACACGCTATTCCCATATCCTGAATCCTAAAACAGGGTGGCCTATGGAAGGCTTAAGCGCGGTAAGTGTGGTTGCTGATTTGTGCATTATTGCTGGAAGCGCTTCTACCATCGCTATGTTAAAGGGAAAAGAAGAAGGGATTCAATGGCTGGAATCAACCGGATTACGTTATTTTTGTGCTGATCTTGATGGGCAGCCGCTTTCAAAACTCCAGTAA
- a CDS encoding DUF4266 domain-containing protein has product MRQLQSLKRNRRSQKINMSFVILGLLSVIFLQACTNIEPWERNYMAESHMLLDPYPLDSILSDHIYFSREGTSGGYGLGGGGCGCN; this is encoded by the coding sequence ATGAGACAGTTACAATCTTTAAAAAGAAACAGAAGAAGCCAAAAAATAAACATGAGTTTTGTAATCCTTGGTCTGTTAAGTGTTATTTTCTTGCAAGCCTGTACAAATATCGAACCCTGGGAACGGAATTACATGGCGGAATCCCATATGCTGTTAGATCCTTACCCCTTAGATTCAATATTATCAGATCATATCTATTTTAGTCGCGAAGGCACGTCGGGGGGGTATGGGCTGGGAGGAGGAGGGTGTGGATGTAATTAG
- a CDS encoding DUF3570 domain-containing protein, which produces MKKNEKKMSALSSLTAIAMTLPGIAFAQENAVLRPETALKYTHYDETKNRYQIDVYNGFLSVPITEKLALNLNFNRETMSGASTSLMAPGDFFGHGGSPNQLIEIKTGATIQDQRSEAKAKLLYKGEGFDYGVGTSYSVENDYRSTTLFGDTTLYFNKKNTAVTLAASLSGDNVDPSSKPPTISRLAATRVYWNMGHKNTQKYHLGVRQDLTKQSFIQQNFEYAVDTGFLSDPYKAIYIFGDARTAIRPGAIFLGAFSLDYDRRPNFREAYSAVTRYVHYLESFGSSAHFDYRFSANSWKIKSHTFTLAYYQPWETWEFNPSVRFYTQSEADFYGMAFTNAPGAPVPARPLLQNGNGSSDYRLASFGSINGEFRVSKNFTPDIKASILVGYNHRSYRYGFNSKDVQKNTGNLFATRYASISIKVLF; this is translated from the coding sequence ATGAAAAAAAATGAAAAAAAAATGAGTGCCCTTTCTTCATTGACGGCCATTGCCATGACCCTTCCGGGAATTGCGTTTGCACAAGAAAATGCTGTTTTACGGCCGGAAACAGCCCTTAAGTATACGCACTATGACGAAACAAAAAATCGTTATCAAATAGATGTTTACAATGGCTTCTTAAGCGTTCCCATCACAGAGAAGCTTGCTCTTAATCTTAATTTTAATCGTGAGACCATGTCTGGAGCATCAACGTCTCTTATGGCGCCAGGCGATTTCTTTGGTCATGGAGGTTCTCCTAATCAGCTCATCGAAATCAAAACTGGGGCTACTATTCAAGATCAACGCAGTGAAGCGAAAGCTAAATTGCTTTATAAGGGAGAAGGCTTTGATTATGGTGTGGGCACTTCTTATTCCGTTGAGAATGATTATCGTTCAACGACTCTTTTTGGTGATACGACACTCTATTTTAATAAAAAAAATACGGCGGTAACGTTGGCTGCGAGTCTATCGGGGGATAACGTTGATCCATCCTCAAAACCACCCACTATCTCTAGATTGGCGGCTACACGCGTGTATTGGAACATGGGGCATAAAAACACCCAGAAATATCATCTTGGTGTGCGTCAGGATCTAACAAAGCAATCTTTTATCCAACAAAACTTTGAATATGCTGTGGATACGGGCTTTTTATCGGATCCTTACAAAGCAATTTATATTTTTGGAGATGCGCGAACCGCCATAAGACCTGGAGCGATTTTTCTAGGTGCTTTTTCGCTTGATTATGATCGTCGTCCGAATTTTCGGGAAGCCTATTCGGCGGTCACCCGTTACGTTCATTATCTTGAGAGTTTTGGATCGTCTGCTCACTTTGATTACCGTTTCTCAGCCAATAGTTGGAAGATAAAGTCCCATACCTTTACGTTGGCCTATTATCAGCCTTGGGAGACATGGGAATTTAACCCATCCGTGCGCTTCTATACACAAAGTGAAGCAGATTTTTATGGAATGGCCTTTACGAATGCTCCTGGTGCCCCTGTCCCAGCGAGGCCTCTTCTACAAAATGGAAACGGTTCCTCTGATTATCGCTTAGCCAGTTTTGGTTCCATCAATGGAGAGTTTAGGGTTTCTAAGAATTTCACACCCGATATCAAAGCCAGTATCCTGGTAGGATATAACCATCGTAGCTATCGTTATGGATTTAACAGTAAGGATGTACAAAAAAATACGGGAAATCTATTTGCAACACGCTATGCATCCATAAGTATAAAAGTCCTTTTTTAA
- a CDS encoding TlpA family protein disulfide reductase, whose amino-acid sequence MITKCLTLQTIRYVFVGVFLFYSLPASATPNFTLPLLNQSGHISLSDYRGKVVLIDIWASWCGPCRVSFPLYDQLYKELKSKGFVILAINTDTDLNKAKEFLKATGVSYPILSDPDAQVVSQFNPSTMPYALLLDRQGNIVSTHGGFYEDTFESEIKPKVVELVNK is encoded by the coding sequence ATGATCACTAAATGTTTAACCTTGCAAACAATAAGATATGTCTTTGTTGGGGTATTTTTATTTTATAGCCTCCCAGCATCCGCTACCCCCAATTTTACACTTCCTCTCTTAAATCAATCGGGACACATTAGTTTAAGTGATTATCGTGGAAAAGTTGTGCTCATTGATATTTGGGCTTCATGGTGTGGGCCATGTCGCGTCTCATTCCCCCTTTATGATCAACTCTATAAAGAATTAAAATCAAAAGGATTTGTTATTCTTGCGATTAACACCGATACAGATCTGAATAAAGCCAAGGAGTTTTTAAAGGCGACAGGCGTCAGCTATCCTATTCTTTCAGATCCTGATGCACAGGTTGTATCACAGTTTAATCCTTCAACCATGCCCTATGCACTTTTACTCGATCGCCAAGGCAATATTGTGTCCACCCATGGGGGGTTCTATGAGGACACTTTTGAATCGGAGATCAAACCAAAAGTTGTAGAGCTTGTTAATAAATAG
- the phbB gene encoding acetoacetyl-CoA reductase: MAKRIALVTGGTRGIGAAISKELKNSGCTVAAIYHGNDDAAKKFKVETGINIYKWDVSDYKACSAGIAQVQRDLGSIDILVNNAGITKDAMFHKMTEEQWHVVMETNLSSCFNMTRLLIEPMRERQFGRIINISSINAQKGQIGQVNYSAAKAGMIGFTKALALENAKKGVTVNAIAPGYIETDMVRAVAPDVLDKIVAQIPVGRLGHPEEIARAVVFLASDDSSFITGSTFSLNGAQYLS, encoded by the coding sequence ATGGCTAAAAGGATTGCGCTCGTAACTGGGGGCACACGTGGAATTGGAGCAGCGATTTCTAAAGAGCTGAAAAATTCAGGATGTACTGTTGCTGCGATCTATCATGGTAATGATGATGCTGCAAAAAAATTCAAAGTTGAAACAGGTATTAATATTTATAAATGGGATGTGAGCGATTACAAAGCGTGTTCAGCGGGCATTGCTCAAGTGCAAAGAGACTTGGGAAGCATTGATATCCTGGTGAATAACGCTGGAATTACTAAAGACGCCATGTTTCATAAGATGACCGAAGAACAGTGGCACGTTGTGATGGAGACGAATCTTAGTTCATGTTTTAACATGACGCGTTTGCTGATCGAGCCTATGAGGGAGAGGCAATTTGGACGCATTATTAACATTAGCTCAATCAATGCGCAAAAGGGACAAATAGGTCAGGTAAATTATTCAGCGGCCAAGGCTGGTATGATTGGATTTACAAAAGCTTTAGCGTTAGAAAATGCAAAAAAAGGTGTGACAGTCAATGCTATTGCTCCAGGCTATATCGAAACGGATATGGTGCGGGCTGTGGCTCCTGATGTCTTAGATAAAATCGTTGCGCAAATCCCTGTGGGACGCTTGGGTCATCCAGAAGAAATTGCTAGGGCCGTCGTGTTTTTGGCTTCTGATGACTCTAGCTTTATTACAGGTTCAACGTTTTCACTGAATGGTGCTCAGTACCTGAGTTAG
- a CDS encoding alpha/beta fold hydrolase, with the protein MMVSLLEKNVEPIFFSKQLLNAIQHIKKYPDQAKVIENLQRQAFERYGTFMQGAMEYYESPRNNAFVEAPTLLQVGSVRVKDYGQKYNLKAGTEKGVILFIPSLINRSHVFDIPEKNSLMAYLSKNGYRCLLVEWGNYSEEQKDFSLREYVLNYLKPLMSLSRQHFPDLPFYLTGYCMGGILGLGALMESKIDIDGIILMATPWDFSQRSFKNRSFLKLCARMVEIEIQHSGKVSGFFLNMLFHCLNPLAGIQKFRRFQNLEPAEKKKFVELEDWVNDCVDLAPKVAKECFVNWYLNNELAETSTLSSLKIDLESLDFPVLTVIPKNDRIIPEASALSLAKQLRQVTVLQPLLGHVGMITGRKAKKNVWQPLLSWLNTNQKITQWRKYG; encoded by the coding sequence ATGATGGTTTCTTTACTTGAAAAAAATGTTGAGCCAATTTTCTTTTCTAAACAGCTTTTAAATGCCATTCAGCACATTAAAAAGTATCCAGATCAAGCAAAAGTTATAGAGAATCTGCAACGACAGGCTTTTGAAAGATATGGTACCTTTATGCAAGGAGCTATGGAGTATTATGAATCGCCCCGAAATAACGCGTTTGTTGAGGCTCCCACACTGTTGCAAGTAGGATCTGTGCGTGTAAAGGATTATGGCCAAAAATATAATCTAAAAGCTGGCACAGAGAAGGGGGTCATTTTATTTATCCCCTCTTTGATTAATAGATCACATGTTTTTGATATTCCTGAAAAAAACAGCTTGATGGCTTACCTTTCTAAGAATGGATATCGATGTTTGTTGGTTGAATGGGGAAATTATTCTGAAGAGCAAAAAGATTTCAGCCTCAGAGAGTATGTTCTGAATTATTTAAAACCTCTTATGAGCTTATCCAGACAACACTTTCCTGACTTGCCTTTTTATCTAACAGGGTATTGCATGGGGGGCATTTTAGGGCTGGGAGCGTTGATGGAAAGTAAGATAGACATTGATGGGATTATTCTCATGGCAACGCCGTGGGACTTTTCACAGCGATCATTTAAGAACAGGTCGTTTTTAAAATTGTGTGCAAGAATGGTTGAAATCGAAATTCAACACTCAGGTAAAGTGAGCGGATTTTTTCTCAATATGCTCTTCCACTGTCTTAATCCACTTGCGGGTATTCAAAAATTTCGCCGTTTTCAAAATTTGGAGCCTGCAGAGAAAAAGAAGTTTGTTGAACTCGAAGATTGGGTAAATGATTGTGTCGATCTAGCACCGAAGGTAGCAAAAGAATGTTTTGTGAATTGGTACTTAAATAATGAATTAGCTGAAACTTCTACACTTTCTTCTCTCAAAATTGATTTAGAGTCTTTAGACTTTCCTGTTTTAACGGTGATTCCAAAAAATGATCGCATTATTCCTGAAGCATCAGCCCTAAGTCTGGCAAAACAGTTACGGCAAGTTACAGTTTTGCAACCTCTTCTTGGCCATGTGGGAATGATTACAGGACGTAAGGCTAAAAAAAATGTTTGGCAACCGTTGCTAAGTTGGTTAAATACAAATCAAAAAATAACACAGTGGAGGAAATATGGCTAA
- a CDS encoding EamA family transporter, giving the protein MAFTHILMALAVCFLWGCNFIAIKYSYESFPPFASLTIRFILTLIPLIFFVPRPKCSWGLLFKISLFQWIGQFGMSYSAIYLGLTPGLTALLLQSHIIFTLLISIFFYQYKPQMIELLGICIAVLGFSLIGSQIDGAIFIGGFLCVLFAGLSIACSTMILRGQRNLNMFQIIIWSCIFPILPMYGLSWFFEGPQAVFEGFSKLTVNAGISLLYTAYFSTIVATPLWGILLKNYEPAKITPFMLLIPVFAMISSYFAFGETLTTTSILASALTIIGLFVNQLSRRLTNRFITAKESRIEKA; this is encoded by the coding sequence GTGGCTTTTACACATATTTTGATGGCACTCGCCGTATGCTTCCTTTGGGGCTGCAATTTTATCGCTATTAAATATAGCTACGAGTCTTTTCCCCCCTTTGCCTCTTTGACGATTCGTTTTATCTTAACGTTGATTCCTCTTATTTTCTTTGTTCCACGACCAAAATGTTCATGGGGGTTGCTCTTTAAGATCAGCCTATTTCAATGGATTGGTCAATTCGGCATGAGCTATAGCGCAATTTATCTTGGGTTAACCCCCGGACTTACGGCTCTTCTTCTTCAATCTCACATTATTTTCACCCTACTTATTTCTATCTTTTTTTATCAATACAAACCACAGATGATAGAACTATTAGGAATCTGCATCGCGGTCCTTGGTTTTTCCCTCATAGGCTCTCAAATTGATGGGGCTATTTTTATTGGAGGGTTTCTCTGCGTATTATTTGCAGGTCTTTCCATTGCCTGCTCTACGATGATTCTTAGGGGGCAACGCAATTTGAATATGTTTCAGATTATTATTTGGAGTTGCATATTTCCTATTCTCCCCATGTATGGCCTTTCTTGGTTCTTTGAAGGTCCACAGGCTGTTTTTGAAGGTTTTTCAAAACTTACGGTTAATGCAGGAATTAGCCTTCTTTATACAGCTTATTTCTCAACGATTGTCGCAACACCTCTTTGGGGGATATTACTTAAGAATTATGAGCCTGCCAAAATAACTCCTTTTATGTTGCTTATCCCAGTGTTTGCCATGATTTCATCATACTTTGCTTTTGGCGAGACTTTAACGACAACATCCATTCTCGCCAGCGCTCTTACGATCATTGGATTATTCGTGAACCAACTATCAAGAAGACTTACAAATCGTTTTATTACGGCAAAGGAATCCAGAATAGAAAAGGCCTAA
- a CDS encoding 23S rRNA (pseudouridine(1915)-N(3))-methyltransferase RlmH, producing MKISILSVGSFKTSPFIPLIKEYLTRINYTVQFIEIEFKKKVHGQKTHEALLIQKALPSNAYIVALDEKGKHMTSPELAKHFEDQQVKGHSHFVFIIGGADGLAQEILSNADLHLSFGRLTWPHQMVRLMLLEQIYRVQQILSGHPYHRA from the coding sequence ATGAAAATAAGTATTTTAAGTGTTGGCTCCTTCAAAACATCCCCCTTTATCCCCTTGATAAAAGAGTATCTTACAAGAATAAACTATACGGTTCAGTTTATAGAAATTGAGTTCAAAAAAAAAGTGCATGGTCAAAAGACACATGAAGCACTCTTGATTCAAAAAGCTCTTCCTTCAAACGCTTACATTGTTGCCTTAGATGAAAAAGGTAAGCATATGACGAGTCCTGAACTCGCAAAACATTTTGAAGATCAACAAGTAAAAGGTCATAGCCACTTTGTGTTTATTATTGGCGGCGCTGATGGTCTTGCACAAGAGATTCTTTCAAATGCGGATCTGCACCTTAGCTTTGGACGTTTAACCTGGCCCCATCAAATGGTGCGGCTTATGCTTTTAGAGCAGATTTATCGCGTTCAGCAGATTTTGAGTGGACATCCTTATCATCGGGCTTGA